CGCGCAGTTAAACTCTGTTTGTGTAGCCCAGGCTTACAGCCCTTGTCGTTACCAACATTTATTTATCTTGTAAAACCCTTATCCCGCATAGGATTGCAAACCGTTGTCAAAGCAGCGCGAAAGTCCTCTTCATAGGACTAAATAAACATTTCAGTCCATTAAAATGGACTTGTGCTATTAGCCTGATAAATTTATTCTCAGGCGGGATAGCGGCATTCTTCGAGGGTTTTGAAATATGTTGGTAATGACAAGAGCTATTAAGCGCAATAACTCAAGTGTTATTCGGCAGTAACGCGCTGTCCGGTAAATGTAAACGTCCCCCCGTCCGAACCATTATCTTCTTGTGGATTTGCATTTAAATCAAACAAACGAAGATTGATTGTTCCTTGCAGCGTCTGAGTCCGTCGGTTGAATCTCACGCTAAAATTTTCTCTAGCAATACCCCCAGTAGAACCTTCAGAGCCTGATAAAGTAAAGTTTAATACCTTAGCGGTAATCTCCCCATTTCTACACTTCCAAGCGCCTTGTGAATTGGTGAAAGGATTGAAAGCACCCACTACACCACCTTGGTTCGAGTCAGCAACCAAGATGTTACCGTCAGCGGTCAGCGTGATAAGTGAGCGAGAGGCAAACCCACCATTTGAAGTAGATATTGTTGTCAGATATGTACCTGGGACTGTGCTGCAAGCTTTTTGCTCATAATCATTGTCTGGTACAGGTTGGGCGTTTGCCTTCTGTAGATTCATTACACTTGAAATGCTCAGTACTGAGAGGATTCCAATTGTCAATGCGGTGAAGTTTTTAAACATTTTCAATTTTTCCTTCGGCGATAAGATTGGCTGAAAGACTACTTACTTACTTATGCGTGCAAACTCATGTTTGCATTAATGCCCGCTAGACATCTCCATAAAAGTACCATTGCTACCTCTATACAAGGGTTTCGGGCAACGCATAATTAATTTCTGGAAATGTCTAGTGAGAAAAAAGTTTGCTAAAAAACTGAAAATTGCAAACTTATTATGTGATGAACTATACGAAAAATCTGTAGTTTTTTTGATGAAGTTTTAATGAAGAATAAACATCGATCGCAAATTATTCAGAACTACCCTAAGATTTTACAAAAAGTGTTTCTATAGCAATACGGTTCTGTGTTTATGTTCCGAACTCGGAGCTACCTGATGAAGCATTCTCAATTTCAGGCTGGAAACGAGACAATCGCCCATCCTCATTCCCTAACATCTGGTAAAATTTGTAAGGTTTCTATAAGCTTTAGCAATGGGATCGACTTGCGTAAGAATCGCAATTGATGCAATGGGAGGAGATCACGCACCTGGGGAAATCGTGACCGGCGCACTGCGGGCACGAGAAGAACTAGGTGTAGAAGTATTGTTGGTAGGTGATCCCCAGCAAATCGAGGCTGCCCTGCCGTCAAAAACAAATTTAGGGCAGGTGGAGATCGTTCCTGCGGAGGAAGCGATCGCAATGGATGAGGAGCCTTTAAGCGCCATTAGACGCAAACCCAAGGCTTCCATCAATGTGGCGATGAATTTGGTTAAAAACCAAAAAGCAGATGGTGTAGTTAGTGCCGGTCACTCTGGTGCGGCAATGGCAGCTGCTTTGCTGCGTTTGGGACGACTACCGGGAATTGACCGTCCGGCAATTGGCGCCGTGTTTCCTACCTTAATAGCCAGTAAACCAGTATTAATACTTGATGTCGGCGCCAATGTAGATTGTCGTCCGAAATTTTTAGACCAGTTTGCGGTTATGGGGTCGATTTATAGCGAATATGTTTTGGGGACACCCAACCCGAAAGTAGGTTTGTTAAATATCGGCGAAGAAGACTCTAAGGGAAATGATGCAGCCGTCCGCGCTAACCAAATGCTGCGCGAAAATTCGCAAATTTCTTTTATTGGCAACGCTGAAGGACGCGATGTACTCTCCGGTCGCTTTGATGTGATTGTCTGTGATGGCTTTGTCGGCAACGTTTTGTTAAAATTCGCCGAAGCAGTCGGGGATATCGTCTTGCAAATTTTGCGCGAAGAGTTACCCCAAGGATTGCGCGGTCAAATCGGCTCGGCAATTTTAAAACCAAACCTGAAGCGGATTAAACAGCGAGTAGACCACGCCGAACATGGCGGCGGTTTGCTTTTAGGCGTAGCGGGAATTTGTATAATCGGTCACGGCAGTTCGCAAGCGCCTTCGATTTTTAATGCAATTCGCATCGCTAAAGAAGCGGTTGATAACTCTGTGCTGCAACGAATTCAGTCTCAATATCAAAGCCTTCAGCAGGAGAGCAACTAAAAAGTCAATAGTTATTACTAATGACAGATGACAAACAATAAAAGCTGATAGGTGGAGAAATTAGGAGTGGAAAAGTTAGGTGTAGCAATTATAGGAAGTGGTTCGGCTGTACCGACAACTTCTTTAGATAACCAAGGGCTGACTCAACTGGTTGACACATCAGACGAGTGGATCGCCACAAGAACCGGAATTAAAGAGCGGCGGTTGGCGGGTGCAGATGAATCGTTAAAGACGATCGCTACTATGGCAAGCAAAAAAGCGATCGCCACCGCCGGAATTACCGCAGCAGACATAGATTTGATTCTGCTCGCCACCTCTACCCCAGATGACTTATTTGGCACTGCTTGTCAAATTCAAGCTGAATTGAAAGCCACCAAAGCAGTTGC
Above is a genomic segment from Tolypothrix sp. NIES-4075 containing:
- the plsX gene encoding phosphate acyltransferase PlsX — encoded protein: MGSTCVRIAIDAMGGDHAPGEIVTGALRAREELGVEVLLVGDPQQIEAALPSKTNLGQVEIVPAEEAIAMDEEPLSAIRRKPKASINVAMNLVKNQKADGVVSAGHSGAAMAAALLRLGRLPGIDRPAIGAVFPTLIASKPVLILDVGANVDCRPKFLDQFAVMGSIYSEYVLGTPNPKVGLLNIGEEDSKGNDAAVRANQMLRENSQISFIGNAEGRDVLSGRFDVIVCDGFVGNVLLKFAEAVGDIVLQILREELPQGLRGQIGSAILKPNLKRIKQRVDHAEHGGGLLLGVAGICIIGHGSSQAPSIFNAIRIAKEAVDNSVLQRIQSQYQSLQQESN